One window of Bacillus sp. THAF10 genomic DNA carries:
- the hflK gene encoding FtsH protease activity modulator HflK encodes MSLKRIYAAVFLIFLAAVIGSVALTSWYTVDQSEQAVIMTFGKVEEGISEPGLHFKMPWPIQEVEKMSKETFSLQFGYEEKDGKVVEFTNDTKMITGDENIVLADMVVMWKISDPGKYLFESEDPQAVLYNATSASLRSIIGSTEIDEALTSGKGQIELEVFELLTSLMEVYDIGISVTSVNLQEVELPNEEVRKAFTDVTDAREMEDTKNNEAERYQNQRMNEAEGEKAAIISKAEGEKTARIERARGDVAKFNSIYTEYANAPELTKKRLILETMEEVLPYAEIYIMNDDGNTMKYFPLRTENPAPKPPANTEGSGNNE; translated from the coding sequence ATGAGTTTAAAACGGATTTATGCAGCAGTTTTCTTAATCTTCCTGGCAGCTGTCATAGGGTCAGTTGCGCTAACGTCGTGGTACACAGTGGATCAATCAGAACAAGCTGTCATCATGACGTTTGGGAAAGTGGAAGAGGGGATAAGTGAACCAGGCTTACACTTTAAAATGCCATGGCCCATTCAAGAAGTAGAAAAAATGTCCAAGGAAACCTTCAGTCTACAATTCGGCTATGAAGAAAAAGACGGAAAAGTAGTCGAATTCACGAATGACACGAAAATGATCACAGGAGATGAAAACATCGTCTTAGCTGACATGGTCGTCATGTGGAAAATAAGTGACCCAGGCAAATACTTATTTGAATCAGAAGATCCACAAGCTGTTTTATATAACGCAACCTCTGCATCGCTACGAAGCATTATTGGAAGCACAGAAATTGATGAGGCACTAACATCCGGTAAAGGTCAAATAGAACTAGAAGTGTTTGAGCTTCTTACCTCCTTGATGGAAGTGTATGATATCGGAATATCTGTTACTTCTGTTAACCTTCAGGAGGTAGAGCTACCAAATGAAGAGGTCCGAAAAGCATTTACAGATGTTACGGATGCACGGGAAATGGAAGATACAAAGAATAATGAAGCAGAAAGATATCAAAATCAACGCATGAATGAAGCAGAAGGGGAAAAAGCAGCTATTATCTCCAAAGCAGAAGGGGAAAAGACCGCAAGAATTGAACGTGCACGGGGAGATGTAGCAAAATTTAACTCCATTTATACTGAATATGCTAACGCCCCTGAATTAACAAAAAAACGTCTTATCTTAGAAACAATGGAAGAAGTATTGCCATATGCTGAAATTTATATAATGAATGACGATGGTAATACCATGAAGTATTTCCCACTTCGTACAGAAAACCCTGCACCAAAACCTCCAGCAAACACGGAAGGAAGTGGGAACAATGAGTGA
- a CDS encoding MaoC/PaaZ C-terminal domain-containing protein, whose protein sequence is MLLGKKRKLGRKLTEIQVGEKLELTEKIEDKDLLLYLGLTNDANPLYIQHDYASQTPFKKPIVPSIMLTGIITSAVSKYLPGPGSHIISQDIAFPKPVYHYATIQFLFEVAEVNDEDHSIVMNILGTDDNQQTVIKGSITVCPPHRLEPMESSALENF, encoded by the coding sequence ATGTTACTAGGTAAAAAGAGAAAGCTTGGGAGAAAGTTAACAGAGATACAAGTAGGGGAAAAATTAGAATTAACGGAAAAAATCGAGGACAAAGATTTATTATTATATTTAGGGCTAACAAACGATGCTAATCCTTTATACATTCAACATGATTATGCATCGCAAACACCTTTTAAAAAGCCGATTGTACCTAGCATTATGCTTACGGGGATCATCACTTCAGCTGTATCTAAATACTTACCAGGACCAGGAAGCCATATTATTAGCCAGGATATTGCCTTTCCAAAGCCTGTTTATCACTATGCTACCATTCAGTTTTTATTTGAAGTGGCAGAAGTGAATGACGAGGATCACAGCATCGTAATGAATATCCTTGGAACAGATGATAACCAGCAAACGGTTATAAAGGGTTCCATCACTGTCTGCCCTCCACACCGCCTAGAGCCAATGGAAAGCAGCGCACTAGAAAACTTTTAG
- the icd gene encoding NADP-dependent isocitrate dehydrogenase: MTQGTKITVTDGVLNVPNNPIIPFIEGDGIGPDIWASASRVLEAAVEKAYNGEKGIVWKEVLAGEKAFNQTGEWLPSQTLEDIREYIIAIKGPLTTPVGGGIRSLNVALRQELDLFTCLRPVRYFQGVPSPIKRPEDTDMVIFRENTEDIYAGIEYAKGSEEVEKLINFLQTEMGVNKIRFPETSGIGIKPVSEEGTSRLVRGAINYAIEHGRKSVTLVHKGNIMKFTEGAFKNWGYELAEKEFGDKVFTWAQYDRIAEAEGKDAANKAQEVAEAEGKIIVKDSIADIFLQQILTRPKEFDVVATMNLNGDYISDALAAQVGGIGIAPGANINYETGHAIFEATHGTAPKYAGLDKVNPSSVILSGVLMLEHLGWTEAAQLVVDAMEKSIASKVVTYDFARLMDGATEVKCSEFGDELIKNM; the protein is encoded by the coding sequence TTGACACAAGGAACAAAAATTACTGTTACTGATGGTGTATTAAACGTACCTAACAACCCAATTATTCCATTTATCGAGGGAGACGGAATCGGTCCTGACATTTGGGCTTCTGCATCCCGCGTTTTAGAAGCAGCTGTTGAAAAAGCATATAATGGCGAAAAAGGAATTGTTTGGAAAGAAGTATTGGCTGGGGAAAAAGCATTCAACCAAACTGGTGAATGGTTGCCAAGCCAAACGCTTGAAGATATTCGTGAGTACATAATTGCAATCAAAGGTCCTCTAACAACTCCGGTTGGTGGCGGAATCCGCTCTCTAAACGTTGCATTGCGTCAAGAGCTTGATCTTTTCACTTGCTTGCGTCCTGTTCGTTATTTCCAAGGAGTTCCTTCTCCAATCAAACGTCCAGAAGATACTGACATGGTTATTTTCCGTGAAAACACAGAAGATATTTATGCTGGTATTGAGTATGCAAAAGGTTCTGAGGAAGTAGAAAAGCTTATCAACTTCCTTCAAACAGAAATGGGAGTTAACAAAATTCGTTTCCCTGAAACGTCTGGTATCGGCATCAAGCCTGTATCTGAAGAAGGTACTTCCCGTCTAGTTCGCGGTGCCATTAACTATGCAATCGAGCATGGGCGTAAATCTGTAACTCTAGTACACAAAGGAAACATCATGAAGTTTACAGAAGGTGCGTTCAAGAACTGGGGCTATGAGCTTGCTGAAAAAGAATTCGGCGACAAAGTATTCACTTGGGCTCAATATGACCGTATTGCTGAAGCGGAAGGCAAAGATGCTGCTAACAAAGCTCAAGAGGTTGCTGAAGCAGAAGGCAAAATCATTGTTAAAGATTCTATTGCTGATATCTTCTTACAACAAATTCTTACTCGTCCAAAAGAGTTTGATGTTGTTGCGACAATGAACCTGAACGGTGATTATATTTCTGATGCACTTGCTGCACAAGTAGGTGGAATCGGAATTGCTCCAGGAGCAAACATCAACTACGAAACTGGCCATGCTATTTTTGAAGCAACACACGGTACTGCTCCAAAGTATGCAGGTCTTGATAAAGTAAATCCATCTTCTGTTATCCTTTCTGGTGTATTAATGCTTGAACACCTTGGTTGGACAGAGGCTGCACAACTTGTTGTAGATGCTATGGAAAAATCCATCGCTTCTAAGGTTGTCACTTACGATTTTGCCCGCCTAATGGATGGAGCAACAGAAGTAAAATGCTCTGAGTTTGGTGACGAACTAATCAAAAATATGTAA
- the mutM gene encoding DNA-formamidopyrimidine glycosylase, which produces MPELPEVETVRKTLVHLVQGKKIKEVKVLWPKMIKEPDDAAIFEQMLIGQEILEIGRRGKFLLFYTNHYCMVSHLRMEGKYGLFQKEDPSNKHTHVFFYFEDGTELRYQDVRKFGTLHLYEKGKEFTAKSLVGLGPEPFDETFTLALLKERLAKTNRNIKAALLDQTIVVGLGNIYVDEALFRAGIHPERIGKHLTEEELEKLQKEIVLTLQEAVEKGGSTIRSYVNSQGQIGMFQLELYVYGRKGEPCRKCGNAIEKTVVAGRGTHTCPTCQPK; this is translated from the coding sequence ATGCCAGAACTTCCAGAGGTCGAAACAGTGAGAAAGACGTTGGTACACCTTGTACAAGGAAAAAAAATCAAAGAAGTAAAAGTCCTTTGGCCAAAAATGATCAAAGAACCAGATGACGCCGCCATTTTTGAACAGATGCTCATTGGACAAGAGATACTTGAAATCGGCAGAAGAGGGAAGTTTCTGCTATTTTACACAAATCATTATTGCATGGTTTCCCATCTCAGAATGGAAGGAAAGTATGGTTTGTTTCAAAAGGAAGATCCTTCTAATAAACATACACATGTCTTCTTTTATTTTGAAGATGGTACAGAGCTGCGCTATCAGGATGTTCGTAAGTTCGGTACCTTACACCTTTATGAAAAAGGGAAGGAATTTACTGCAAAATCACTCGTAGGTCTGGGGCCTGAACCATTTGATGAGACTTTTACTCTTGCGTTGCTTAAGGAACGGCTTGCAAAAACAAATAGAAACATTAAAGCTGCTCTTCTTGATCAAACTATCGTGGTAGGACTTGGCAATATCTATGTGGATGAAGCACTTTTTCGGGCAGGAATTCACCCTGAACGAATTGGGAAACACCTGACGGAGGAAGAGCTAGAAAAGCTGCAAAAGGAAATTGTCCTAACATTGCAAGAGGCAGTCGAAAAGGGTGGAAGCACCATCCGCTCCTATGTTAACTCCCAAGGGCAAATTGGCATGTTTCAGCTCGAGCTTTATGTGTACGGACGCAAAGGAGAGCCTTGTAGAAAATGTGGCAATGCTATTGAAAAAACGGTGGTAGCAGGAAGAGGAACGCATACCTGTCCAACTTGCCAGCCTAAATAA
- the mdh gene encoding malate dehydrogenase encodes MTMRRKKVSVIGGGFTGATTAFLLAQKELGDVVLVDIPQMENPTKGKALDMLEAGPVQGFDANIIGTSNYEDTANSDIVVITAGIARKPGMSRDDLVTTNQNIMKSVTKEIVKYSPNCYIIVLTNPVDAMTYTVFKESGFPKNRVIGQSGVLDTARFRTFVSQELNLSVKDITGFVLGGHGDDMVPLVRYSYAGGIPLETLIPKDRLDAIVERTRKGGGEIVNLLGNGSAYYAPAASMVEMVEAILKDQRRVLPSIAYLEGEYGHEGIYLGVPTILGAGGIEKVIELELTEDEKAALAKSVESVKSVMEVLS; translated from the coding sequence ATGACAATGAGGCGTAAAAAAGTATCTGTAATTGGTGGAGGCTTTACTGGAGCTACCACAGCATTCTTGTTAGCGCAAAAAGAGCTAGGGGATGTCGTGTTAGTCGATATTCCGCAAATGGAAAATCCGACAAAGGGAAAGGCATTAGATATGCTAGAGGCCGGTCCTGTCCAGGGGTTTGATGCAAATATCATCGGTACTTCCAACTATGAAGATACGGCTAATTCAGATATTGTGGTCATTACAGCAGGAATTGCCCGTAAACCAGGGATGAGCCGTGATGATTTGGTAACAACCAATCAAAATATCATGAAAAGCGTCACAAAAGAAATTGTTAAATATTCTCCTAATTGCTATATCATTGTTTTAACTAACCCGGTGGATGCAATGACTTATACTGTTTTCAAAGAGTCCGGCTTCCCGAAAAACCGTGTAATTGGACAGTCAGGGGTACTTGATACAGCAAGATTTCGCACCTTTGTTTCCCAAGAGTTAAATCTTTCTGTAAAAGATATCACAGGTTTCGTTCTAGGTGGACACGGGGATGACATGGTGCCACTTGTTCGCTATTCCTATGCTGGTGGGATTCCACTTGAGACATTAATCCCGAAAGACCGCTTAGATGCCATAGTAGAAAGAACGAGAAAAGGCGGGGGAGAAATCGTGAACCTGCTAGGGAATGGTAGTGCCTACTACGCACCTGCAGCCTCCATGGTTGAAATGGTAGAAGCAATTCTTAAAGATCAACGCAGGGTTCTTCCTTCCATCGCCTATCTTGAAGGAGAATATGGACATGAAGGGATTTACCTTGGCGTTCCTACTATTTTAGGTGCAGGTGGAATTGAAAAAGTGATTGAACTTGAATTAACAGAGGACGAAAAAGCAGCACTTGCAAAGTCTGTTGAGTCAGTAAAAAGTGTAATGGAAGTGCTATCCTAG
- the polA gene encoding DNA polymerase I: MSNKLVLIDGNSIAYRAFFALPLLSNEKGIHTNAIYGFTMILMRILEEEKPTHMLVAFDAGKTTFRHKTFGEYKGGRQKTPPELSEQFSFLRELLDAYNIKRYELENYEADDIIGTLAKQAAQDDFVVKIISGDKDLTQLASDKITIDITKKGITDVDSYTPSFIQEKYGLNVDQIIDMKGLMGDSSDNIPGVPGVGEKTAIKLLKEFGTIETLLESIDSVSGKKLKEKLEENKEQAIMSKELATIMTEAPISIAVDDLTYDGYDAKKVISIFKELSFNSLLDKLGETDEEVTEDLEDIKFDVLEEVKEEHFAKENFLLVEVLDENYHRADIQGVALVNETGNYFIPTEVALKSEAFASFAADAKKKKAVFDAKRAIVALKWKGIELNGIDFDLIIASYIVNPSETSADLADIARKQGYYQIETDEAVYGKGAKRSIPDQDKVANHLVRKTLAMQEMKENFIHELKDNEQLELFEELEMPLSLVLAEMEAMGIKVDKDRLEEMGKDLSEKLDEIEQKIHELAGEPFNINSPKQLGVILFEKLELPPVKKTKTGYSTSADVLEKLADKHEIIQQILHYRQLGKLKSTYIEGLLKVIHTNTNKIHTRFNQVLTQTGRLSSIDPNLQNIPIRLEEGRKIREAFIPSNEDWLIFAADYSQIELRVLAHIANDEKLIQAFKEDADIHTKTAMDVFHVSKDEVTSNMRRQAKAVNFGIVYGISDYGLSQSLGITRKDAKTFIDRYLESFPGVKEYMEESVREAKDKGYVTTLLHRRRYLPEITSSNFNLRSFAERTAMNTPIQGSAADIIKVAMIRMAERLEKENMKANLLLQVHDELVFEAPQEEVEKLKKIVPEVMEQAVELKVPLKVDYSYGSTWYDAK, from the coding sequence TTGTCGAATAAATTAGTGTTAATTGATGGAAACTCAATCGCCTATCGTGCGTTTTTTGCCTTACCGCTCCTTAGCAATGAAAAAGGCATACATACCAATGCCATTTATGGTTTTACGATGATTCTAATGCGAATTTTAGAGGAAGAGAAGCCTACTCATATGCTCGTAGCCTTTGATGCTGGGAAAACTACCTTTCGCCATAAAACATTTGGTGAGTACAAGGGTGGTCGCCAAAAGACTCCTCCAGAGTTATCTGAACAATTTTCTTTCCTACGCGAGCTGCTGGACGCCTACAATATTAAGCGCTATGAGCTGGAAAATTATGAAGCAGACGATATCATCGGAACGCTCGCGAAACAAGCAGCACAAGATGATTTTGTCGTAAAAATTATCTCTGGCGACAAAGACTTAACTCAGCTTGCCTCAGATAAAATTACTATTGATATTACAAAAAAAGGGATTACGGATGTGGATTCCTATACACCTTCTTTTATTCAGGAGAAATACGGCTTAAATGTTGATCAAATCATTGATATGAAGGGTCTAATGGGGGATAGCTCTGATAATATCCCTGGGGTTCCTGGGGTTGGTGAAAAAACAGCTATCAAGCTTCTAAAAGAATTTGGTACCATTGAAACCCTCTTAGAATCGATTGACAGTGTTAGCGGCAAAAAACTGAAAGAAAAGCTAGAGGAGAACAAAGAGCAGGCTATCATGAGTAAGGAGCTAGCGACAATCATGACGGAAGCTCCGATCAGCATAGCAGTGGATGATTTAACCTATGATGGCTATGATGCTAAAAAAGTAATCTCTATTTTTAAAGAACTGAGCTTTAATTCCTTACTGGACAAGCTTGGTGAAACGGATGAAGAAGTAACAGAGGATTTAGAAGACATTAAATTTGATGTGTTAGAAGAGGTAAAAGAAGAGCATTTTGCCAAGGAAAACTTCCTGTTGGTGGAGGTGCTTGACGAAAACTATCACCGAGCCGATATTCAAGGTGTTGCCCTTGTGAATGAAACAGGAAACTACTTTATCCCAACAGAGGTTGCCTTAAAATCGGAAGCATTTGCATCTTTTGCAGCGGATGCAAAGAAAAAGAAAGCGGTCTTTGATGCCAAACGGGCAATCGTGGCATTGAAATGGAAGGGAATTGAGTTGAATGGAATTGATTTTGACTTAATAATCGCTTCCTACATTGTAAATCCTTCAGAAACATCTGCGGATCTTGCAGACATTGCTAGAAAGCAAGGATACTATCAAATTGAGACAGATGAAGCAGTATACGGAAAAGGGGCAAAGCGGTCGATTCCTGATCAGGATAAGGTAGCCAATCACCTTGTTCGTAAAACCCTGGCCATGCAGGAAATGAAGGAGAACTTTATACATGAATTAAAGGATAACGAGCAGCTAGAGCTATTTGAAGAGCTTGAGATGCCACTGTCCCTAGTGTTAGCTGAAATGGAAGCCATGGGAATCAAGGTGGACAAAGATCGCTTAGAAGAGATGGGCAAGGACCTTTCTGAAAAACTGGACGAAATAGAGCAGAAAATTCATGAGCTTGCTGGTGAGCCGTTTAATATCAATTCTCCGAAGCAGCTAGGCGTTATTCTTTTTGAAAAGCTGGAGCTGCCGCCAGTCAAAAAAACAAAAACAGGCTATTCAACCTCAGCAGATGTTTTGGAAAAGCTAGCAGATAAACATGAAATCATTCAGCAAATCTTACATTATCGCCAGCTTGGAAAATTGAAGTCTACCTACATCGAGGGCTTGCTTAAGGTTATTCATACCAACACAAACAAAATTCATACCCGCTTTAATCAAGTATTAACACAGACAGGAAGACTAAGCTCCATTGACCCGAATTTACAAAACATTCCTATCCGTCTTGAGGAAGGCAGAAAAATCAGAGAGGCGTTTATTCCCTCCAATGAGGACTGGCTCATTTTTGCTGCAGACTATTCCCAAATTGAGCTTCGTGTACTCGCTCATATCGCAAATGACGAAAAGCTAATCCAGGCATTTAAAGAAGACGCTGATATTCATACAAAAACCGCCATGGATGTGTTTCATGTTTCAAAGGATGAAGTAACGTCGAATATGCGACGTCAAGCTAAAGCAGTTAATTTTGGAATTGTTTATGGCATCAGTGATTATGGACTTTCCCAAAGTTTGGGGATTACTAGAAAAGACGCCAAAACCTTTATTGACCGATACCTTGAAAGCTTCCCTGGGGTAAAAGAGTATATGGAAGAGAGCGTCAGGGAAGCTAAGGATAAAGGATATGTAACCACCCTTTTACATCGACGCAGGTATTTACCAGAAATTACAAGCAGCAACTTTAATTTGCGTAGCTTTGCCGAACGAACGGCAATGAATACCCCAATACAGGGAAGCGCTGCGGATATTATTAAAGTGGCGATGATTCGCATGGCTGAGAGATTGGAAAAGGAAAATATGAAAGCAAATCTGCTGCTGCAAGTACACGATGAACTTGTTTTTGAAGCACCACAAGAGGAAGTGGAAAAGCTCAAAAAAATAGTGCCTGAAGTAATGGAACAAGCAGTGGAATTAAAGGTACCGCTGAAGGTAGATTACTCCTACGGTTCCACATGGTACGACGCTAAATAG
- the pnpS gene encoding two-component system histidine kinase PnpS yields MNKFRSRLLFALITLIVVVLVGLGLLLGQLFKSLYLNTFNQRLVKETNIVTMQVEEETSITSELAKDLDDMSKTLAARISITDKNGIVLFDTEGPAPTGEKSHQKIMKDAVQKNSDKDRIFYEQNNEMYYYGSAIYRDGSKDGYVMLSTPIDSLNRVNQQIWGLLIASLGAAFVVILLLGVRITAQYTRPIEAATKVAMELAKGNYKARTFEEHVDETGMLSQSINILARNLQEMTQAQEMQQDRLRTLIESMGSGLILIDGRGYVNLINRSYKETFEANPSEYLYRLYYEAIEHKEVVELIEEIFMTEVNVRKQMLLPLSIERRHFEVYGAPIIGTNDEWKGIVLVFHDITELKKLEQMRKDFVANVSHELKTPITSIKGFSETLLDGAMNERNTLENFLSIILKESDRLQSLIEDLLDLSKIEKQGFKMNPSYIDLNVLLEEILIILDRKAKEKDIILTFERPAKDLYLFVDASRIKQVFINLVNNAIAYTPANGEVKVSVKDAGEDVEISVSDTGIGIEKAEISRIFERFYRVDKARSRNSGGTGLGLAIVKHIVEAHHGSITVESELNKGTIFKVKLSKENKHLQ; encoded by the coding sequence ATGAATAAATTCCGTTCACGGTTATTATTCGCTTTAATCACATTAATTGTGGTGGTCCTTGTTGGATTAGGGTTATTGCTTGGACAGCTCTTTAAATCCCTTTATCTGAACACGTTTAATCAACGGCTTGTAAAAGAAACCAATATAGTGACCATGCAGGTGGAAGAGGAAACTAGCATAACATCAGAGCTTGCAAAAGACTTGGATGATATGAGTAAAACGTTAGCTGCACGAATCAGTATTACAGATAAAAATGGAATCGTTCTCTTCGATACAGAAGGACCAGCTCCCACAGGTGAGAAATCTCATCAAAAAATCATGAAAGATGCTGTTCAAAAAAATTCAGATAAGGACCGCATTTTTTATGAACAGAATAATGAGATGTACTATTATGGAAGTGCGATTTATAGAGATGGGAGCAAGGATGGGTATGTGATGCTTAGTACTCCAATTGATTCCCTTAATAGAGTAAATCAACAAATTTGGGGATTGCTTATTGCAAGTCTTGGTGCCGCTTTTGTTGTTATCCTATTGCTTGGTGTAAGAATTACCGCTCAATACACGCGTCCTATTGAGGCTGCGACCAAGGTGGCAATGGAGCTTGCAAAAGGCAACTATAAAGCAAGAACCTTCGAGGAGCATGTTGATGAGACAGGCATGCTGAGTCAATCCATTAACATTCTTGCCAGAAACCTTCAGGAGATGACGCAAGCCCAAGAGATGCAGCAGGACCGATTACGAACTCTTATAGAGAGTATGGGGAGCGGCCTCATCCTAATAGATGGACGTGGCTATGTTAATCTCATCAACCGGTCTTATAAGGAAACCTTTGAAGCAAATCCTTCTGAATATTTATACAGGCTATATTACGAAGCAATTGAGCATAAGGAAGTTGTTGAATTAATCGAAGAAATCTTTATGACGGAGGTAAATGTTCGAAAGCAGATGCTACTGCCTTTAAGCATTGAACGCAGGCATTTTGAGGTGTATGGGGCACCGATTATTGGGACGAATGATGAATGGAAAGGGATCGTACTTGTTTTCCATGATATTACCGAATTAAAGAAACTCGAGCAAATGCGTAAAGATTTTGTTGCCAATGTCTCGCATGAGTTGAAGACCCCGATTACTTCGATTAAAGGATTTTCTGAAACCTTACTGGATGGGGCAATGAATGAAAGAAATACACTAGAGAACTTTCTTTCCATTATCTTAAAGGAAAGTGATAGGCTTCAATCTCTAATTGAGGATCTCTTAGATCTCTCCAAAATAGAAAAACAAGGCTTTAAAATGAATCCTAGTTATATTGATCTCAATGTCCTGCTCGAAGAAATTTTAATTATTTTAGACCGTAAAGCAAAGGAAAAAGATATTATATTGACCTTTGAGAGACCAGCAAAAGATCTCTATCTTTTCGTGGACGCTTCTAGAATAAAACAAGTATTTATTAATCTTGTGAATAATGCCATTGCCTATACGCCTGCAAATGGTGAGGTGAAGGTTTCTGTGAAGGATGCAGGGGAAGATGTTGAAATTAGCGTCTCTGATACAGGAATTGGAATTGAAAAAGCAGAAATCTCAAGGATATTTGAACGCTTTTACAGGGTGGACAAAGCGAGAAGCAGAAATTCTGGAGGTACTGGCTTAGGGCTGGCAATTGTGAAACATATTGTCGAAGCACACCATGGAAGTATTACGGTTGAAAGCGAGTTAAATAAAGGTACTATCTTTAAAGTGAAATTATCTAAAGAAAACAAACATTTACAATAG
- the hflC gene encoding protease modulator HflC: MSDQNIINLEDKKPDLKWKTMIRGGLGAVVILILLGVFLANVFVVKEGEYKVVRQFGEVVKIIEEPGLNVKTPFIQSVTTVPKYQMLYDEAGSEINTRDKKRMLIDNYVVWRVTDPEMMISELANIVNAETKMSEFVFSVVRSELGQLNYDDIINDEKSSRGSLNDRVTERVNALMEGYGVVVTDVRMRRTDLPPENEQSVFTRMISERQSTAQDYLSRGDAKKNKIMAETDRAVREMLAKAEADASTIVGQGEGEAAKIYNDAFSKDAEFYALYRTLESYKKTIDGETVIVLPSDSEYAKLLMGEIE, from the coding sequence ATGAGTGATCAAAACATTATTAATCTTGAGGACAAAAAGCCGGATCTTAAGTGGAAAACCATGATTCGTGGTGGATTGGGTGCAGTTGTCATCCTCATCCTTTTAGGAGTGTTTCTTGCAAATGTTTTTGTCGTAAAAGAAGGAGAATATAAAGTAGTCCGCCAGTTTGGTGAAGTAGTGAAAATTATTGAAGAACCTGGCCTGAATGTAAAAACACCATTCATTCAATCGGTCACAACCGTACCAAAATATCAGATGCTATATGATGAAGCAGGATCTGAAATTAACACTCGTGATAAAAAACGCATGCTCATTGATAACTATGTTGTTTGGAGAGTAACAGATCCTGAAATGATGATCAGTGAACTAGCAAACATTGTAAATGCAGAAACGAAAATGTCCGAGTTTGTTTTTTCTGTAGTTCGGAGTGAGCTTGGACAATTAAACTATGATGATATCATCAATGACGAAAAATCCTCTCGTGGAAGCCTGAATGACCGGGTAACGGAAAGAGTGAATGCGTTGATGGAAGGATACGGTGTCGTTGTAACAGATGTTAGAATGAGAAGAACTGATCTGCCACCGGAAAATGAACAATCTGTTTTCACACGGATGATTTCGGAGCGTCAGTCCACAGCTCAGGATTATTTATCCCGAGGGGACGCTAAGAAAAATAAGATAATGGCAGAAACAGATCGAGCAGTACGTGAAATGCTTGCAAAGGCAGAAGCGGATGCATCAACAATAGTCGGACAGGGTGAAGGAGAGGCAGCTAAAATTTATAATGATGCTTTCTCAAAAGATGCAGAATTCTATGCACTTTACCGGACGCTTGAATCCTACAAAAAGACGATAGACGGAGAGACGGTCATTGTGCTCCCATCTGATTCTGAATACGCTAAACTGCTAATGGGCGAAATCGAATAA
- a CDS encoding response regulator transcription factor, whose amino-acid sequence MQVEEKNLKKILIVDDEQSIVTLLQYNLEHAGYDVTVAMDGESGLNKALENKFDIIVLDLMLPKKDGIEVCKELRQQKVNTPILMLTAKDDEFDKVLGLELGADDYMTKPFSPREVVARIKAILRRVQQLQQESGEAAAKKGEESLETLKIGEVKILPEQFEAYFKGEPIELTPKEFELLVYLSKNKGRVLTRDQLLSAVWNYDFAGDTRIVDVHISHLREKIETDTKKPQYIKTIRGLGYKLEEPKFHE is encoded by the coding sequence ATGCAAGTGGAGGAAAAGAATTTGAAAAAGATACTGATAGTGGATGACGAACAATCAATTGTAACCTTACTACAATACAATCTAGAACATGCTGGTTATGACGTAACAGTTGCAATGGATGGAGAATCTGGTTTAAACAAGGCTTTAGAAAACAAATTCGATATTATTGTTTTGGACCTGATGCTACCAAAGAAAGATGGTATTGAAGTTTGCAAGGAATTAAGACAGCAAAAAGTAAATACACCGATATTAATGCTAACTGCAAAAGATGACGAGTTCGACAAAGTATTGGGATTAGAGCTTGGTGCAGACGACTATATGACAAAACCGTTCAGTCCTAGAGAAGTCGTAGCTAGAATAAAAGCAATTTTAAGAAGGGTGCAACAGCTGCAACAGGAAAGTGGAGAAGCTGCTGCGAAAAAGGGTGAAGAATCTTTAGAAACCCTCAAAATAGGAGAAGTGAAAATTTTACCTGAGCAATTTGAGGCGTATTTTAAAGGGGAACCGATTGAGCTGACACCAAAGGAATTTGAACTATTGGTCTATCTTTCTAAAAACAAAGGAAGAGTTTTAACGCGTGATCAACTTTTAAGTGCGGTCTGGAATTATGATTTTGCTGGTGACACTCGAATTGTGGACGTGCACATAAGCCACCTTAGAGAAAAAATAGAGACAGATACCAAAAAACCTCAATATATTAAAACGATAAGAGGGCTTGGATACAAGCTGGAGGAACCAAAGTTTCATGAATAA